The Dasypus novemcinctus isolate mDasNov1 chromosome 2, mDasNov1.1.hap2, whole genome shotgun sequence genome includes a region encoding these proteins:
- the RXFP3 gene encoding relaxin-3 receptor 1, with protein sequence MNEAVGGDELAELFSLIPDFLESSNVSGNASLQLKEWWELGLELPDGGESRVNAAVRILLSVVYSVVCALGLAGNLLVLYLMKSKQGWRKSPINLFVTNLALTDFQFVLTLPFWAVENALDFKWPFGKAMCKIVCTVTSMNMYASVFFLTAMSVARYHSVASALKSHRTRGHGRGSCCGRSLGDSCCFSAKVLCGLIWASAALASLPTAVFSTTIRVLDEELCLVRFPDKPRAGDAQMWLGLYNTQKVLLGFVLPLGIISLFYLLLVRFISDRRVAGAESCAAAPGGGLAGASARRRSKVTKSVTIVVLSFFLCWLPNQALTTWGILIKFDAAPFSHEYLLSHVYAFPVSVCLANSNSCLNPIFYCLMRREFRKALKNLLWRIASPSLTSMRPFTATTKPEPEDQGPQTVAPLPAAAEPELLYYPPGVVVYSGGRYDLLPSSSAY encoded by the coding sequence ATGAATGAGGCGGTTGGCGGGGACGAGCTCGCGGAATTGTTCAGTCTGATCCCGGACTTTCTGGAGAGCAGCAATGTCAGCGGCAACGCGTCGCTGCAGCTCAAGGAGTGGTGGGAGCTGGGGCTGGAGTTGCCGGACGGCGGCGAGAGTCGGGTGAACGCGGCGGTGCGGATCCTCCTCAGCGTGGTGTACTCGGTGGTGTGCGCGCTGGGGCTGGCGGGCAACTTGCTGGTACTCTACCTCATGAAGAGCAAGCAGGGCTGGCGCAAATCCCCCATCAACCTCTTTGTCACCAACCTGGCGTTGACCGACTTCCAGTTCGTGCTCACCTTGCCCTTCTGGGCGGTGGAGAACGCGCTGGACTTCAAATGGCCCTTTGGCAAGGCCATGTGTAAGATCGTGTGCACCGTGACGTCCATGAACATGTACGCCAGCGTCTTCTTCCTCACGGCCATGAGCGTGGCGCGCTATCACTCGGTGGCCTCTGCTCTCAAGAGCCACCGGACTCGAGGACACGGCCGGGGCAGCTGCTGCGGCCGGAGCCTGGGAGACAGCTGCTGCTTCTCGGCCAAGGTGCTGTGTGGGTTGATCTGGGCCTCGGCCGCGCTGGCCTCGCTGCCCACCGCCGTGTTCTCCACCACCATCAGGGTTTTGGACGAGGAGCTGTGCCTGGTGCGCTTCCCGGACAAGCCGCGGGCCGGCGACGCGCAGATGTGGCTCGGCCTCTACAACACGCAGAAGGTGCTGCTGGGCTTCGTGCTGCCGCTGGGCATCATCAGCCTCTTCTACCTGCTGCTGGTGCGCTTCATTTCCGACCGCCGCGTGGCGGGGGCCGAGAGCTGCGCCGCAGCGCCCGGGGGAGGTCTGGCCGGAGCCAGCGCCCGCAGACGGTCCAAGGTCACCAAGTCGGTGACCATCGTGGTCCTGTCCTTTTTCCTGTGTTGGCTGCCCAACCAGGCGCTCACCACCTGGGGCATCCTCATCAAGTTCGACGCGGCGCCCTTCAGCCACGAGTACCTCCTGAGCCACGTGTACGCGTTCCCGGTGAGCGTGTGCCTGGCCAACTCCAACAGCTGTCTCAACCCCATCTTCTACTGCCTCATGCGCCGCGAGTTCCGCAAGGCGCTCAAAAACCTGCTGTGGCGCATCGCGTCGCCGTCGCTCACCAGCATGCGCCCCTTCACAGCCACCACGAAGCCCGAGCCTGAGGATCAGGGGCCGCAGACCGTGGCGCCGCTCCCCGCGGCCGCGGAGCCCGAGCTGCTCTACTACCCGCCTGGCGTGGTGGTCTACAGCGGAGGGCGCTACGACCTGCTGCCCAGCAGTTCGGCCTACTGA